Proteins co-encoded in one Natronorubrum daqingense genomic window:
- a CDS encoding ATP-binding protein, translating into MDPTSDATAERRTRIRQQEVVAELGQQALETRDIDQLLTETLRAVTGTLGTEYGEILEFRSENDSFALRSGLGWDDLTVGSRIPAGVDSQAGYTLLSEHPIIVDDLQADDRFSEPALLADHDVSAGVSVIIGSVDSPWGVLGVYTDDQCAFTEHDANFLQSVANVIGTAIETEHTRRELEESYGRISDGFLAIDESWTFTYLNDRANQLINPDGRTLVGRSVCEVVPDAIAGQFDEHFERAMYEQETVSFEGYYPAPLERWFEIRVYPSDTGVSVYFRDISERKRRERERELFRTLLDYSNDSLLVIDPQSARFLDANETACRRLGYDRDELLEMTVPEMEHRFEDIDDWQSHVDDVESEGSITVTGEHVRKDGTTYPAEVNVAHVELDRPYMIGIARDITERRERERELEASNERLEQFAYAASHDLQEPLRMISSYLQLIERRYADELDDDGEEFIEYAIDGSDRMREMIDGLLEYSRVETRGDPFEPVALECLLGDVLEDLSLQIEETDAEITTGQLPRVSGDASQLRQVFQNLVGNALTYAGEERPRVHVTAQRIEEKWRVSVRDQGIGIDPDDQERVFEVFERLHSHEEHPGTGIGLAICRRIVERHDGDIWVDSEQGSGSTFSVNLPAVDPDG; encoded by the coding sequence ATGGATCCGACTTCCGACGCGACTGCAGAACGCCGCACGCGCATTCGCCAGCAGGAAGTCGTCGCCGAACTCGGACAGCAGGCACTCGAGACGCGCGACATCGACCAATTATTAACGGAAACGTTGCGTGCAGTGACCGGGACGCTCGGAACGGAGTACGGGGAGATTTTGGAGTTTCGCTCGGAAAACGACTCGTTCGCGCTTCGCAGTGGACTCGGGTGGGACGATCTTACCGTCGGCTCGAGGATTCCCGCCGGTGTCGATTCGCAAGCGGGGTATACGCTGCTCTCCGAACATCCGATTATCGTCGACGATTTGCAGGCTGACGATCGATTTTCCGAACCGGCGTTGCTCGCCGACCACGACGTTTCCGCCGGCGTGAGCGTCATCATCGGCTCGGTCGACTCTCCGTGGGGCGTCCTCGGTGTGTACACTGACGACCAGTGTGCGTTCACGGAACACGACGCGAACTTCCTCCAGAGCGTCGCGAACGTCATCGGGACGGCCATCGAAACCGAACACACGAGGCGCGAACTCGAGGAGAGTTACGGGCGCATCTCGGACGGATTTCTCGCAATCGACGAATCGTGGACGTTCACCTACCTCAATGACCGCGCCAACCAGTTGATCAATCCTGACGGTCGCACGCTCGTCGGTCGGTCGGTGTGTGAGGTCGTCCCCGACGCCATCGCCGGCCAGTTCGACGAACACTTCGAGCGGGCGATGTACGAGCAAGAGACTGTCTCCTTCGAGGGCTACTATCCTGCGCCGCTCGAGCGGTGGTTCGAGATTCGTGTCTACCCCTCAGACACCGGCGTCTCCGTCTACTTTCGCGACATCTCCGAGCGAAAGCGCCGTGAGCGAGAGCGCGAACTGTTTCGGACACTTCTCGATTACTCCAACGACAGCCTGCTCGTCATCGATCCGCAGTCGGCCCGATTCCTCGACGCCAACGAGACGGCCTGTCGACGACTCGGCTACGATCGAGACGAACTCCTCGAGATGACGGTGCCGGAGATGGAACACCGATTCGAGGATATCGACGACTGGCAATCCCACGTCGACGACGTCGAGTCAGAGGGGTCGATAACGGTTACCGGAGAACACGTCCGAAAAGACGGGACGACGTACCCCGCGGAGGTCAACGTCGCACACGTCGAATTGGACCGGCCGTACATGATCGGAATCGCTCGGGACATCACCGAGCGTCGCGAGCGCGAACGAGAACTCGAGGCCTCGAACGAGCGACTCGAGCAGTTCGCGTACGCGGCCTCTCACGACCTGCAAGAGCCGTTACGGATGATCTCGAGTTACCTCCAACTCATCGAACGTCGCTACGCGGACGAACTCGACGACGACGGCGAGGAGTTCATCGAGTACGCGATCGACGGGTCGGATCGCATGCGCGAGATGATCGACGGCTTGCTCGAGTACTCCCGCGTCGAAACGCGTGGCGATCCGTTCGAACCGGTGGCCCTCGAGTGTTTACTCGGCGACGTCCTCGAGGATCTCTCCTTGCAAATCGAGGAGACGGACGCCGAGATTACGACGGGGCAGTTGCCCCGCGTGTCCGGGGACGCCAGTCAGTTGCGCCAGGTGTTTCAGAATTTGGTGGGGAACGCGTTGACGTACGCCGGCGAGGAACGACCGCGCGTCCACGTCACTGCACAGCGAATAGAGGAGAAGTGGAGGGTGTCGGTCCGCGATCAGGGAATCGGAATCGATCCCGACGATCAAGAGCGCGTCTTCGAAGTGTTCGAACGCCTCCACAGCCACGAGGAGCACCCTGGAACCGGTATCGGCCTGGCGATTTGCCGTCGGATCGTCGAGCGCCACGACGGAGATATCTGGGTCGACTCGGAACAGGGTTCGGGGTCGACGTTTTCAGTGAACCTACCTGCGGTCGACCCAGACGGCTAA
- a CDS encoding AIR synthase family protein yields the protein MPGKVSPDDLLAHVFERTGTARDDETVLQGPADGEDAAAIALPECDETLVVSSDPISLAAESVGTLAVPVASNDVAASGADPRWLTAVIMLPGENESLEAITRDLDSAATEIGASIVGGHSEYVDQLERPLVSLTAIGTADSFVPTGGAEPGDTVLLTKAAGIEGTAILATDFGDEFAVEEGVVDSAATFLEEISVLPDSRAIRAWTSAMHDPTEGGVAAGLLEVARASDVRLEIDHEAVPIREETEQLCTAADVDPLRIFGSGALLATVPDAAVDDALEALAERGIDGAAIGTVRDGQPALEIGAETITEPVQDDLYPLWERVDTDE from the coding sequence ATGCCCGGCAAGGTGAGCCCGGACGATCTACTCGCGCACGTCTTCGAGCGCACGGGGACTGCACGAGACGACGAGACGGTGCTTCAGGGACCCGCAGACGGGGAAGACGCTGCGGCGATTGCACTGCCAGAGTGCGACGAGACGCTCGTCGTCAGTTCGGATCCGATTTCGCTCGCGGCGGAGAGCGTCGGTACGCTGGCGGTCCCAGTAGCGTCGAACGACGTCGCCGCCTCCGGGGCCGATCCTCGGTGGCTCACGGCCGTTATCATGCTTCCCGGCGAGAACGAGTCGCTCGAGGCCATCACGCGAGACCTCGATAGCGCCGCAACGGAGATCGGGGCATCGATCGTCGGCGGCCACTCGGAGTACGTCGACCAACTCGAGCGCCCGCTCGTCTCGCTGACGGCGATCGGCACGGCCGACTCGTTCGTCCCGACTGGCGGAGCTGAACCCGGCGACACGGTCCTCCTCACGAAGGCGGCGGGAATCGAAGGGACGGCTATTCTCGCGACCGACTTCGGCGACGAATTCGCGGTCGAGGAGGGCGTCGTCGACAGCGCAGCCACGTTCCTCGAGGAGATCAGCGTTCTCCCCGATTCGCGAGCGATTCGAGCGTGGACGAGCGCGATGCACGACCCGACCGAAGGCGGCGTCGCGGCCGGCTTGCTCGAGGTCGCTCGGGCGTCGGACGTGCGCCTCGAGATTGATCATGAGGCCGTTCCGATCCGGGAGGAAACCGAGCAATTGTGTACGGCGGCCGACGTCGACCCGCTGCGCATCTTCGGTTCGGGGGCCTTACTCGCAACCGTTCCGGACGCTGCGGTCGACGACGCGCTCGAGGCGCTCGCCGAGCGAGGGATCGACGGCGCGGCTATCGGCACGGTTCGGGACGGCCAGCCAGCCCTCGAAATAGGCGCGGAAACGATCACTGAGCCGGTCCAGGACGATCTCTATCCGCTCTGGGAGCGAGTAGACACCGACGAATAG
- a CDS encoding phosphatase PAP2 family protein has protein sequence MFSGQQHPVLDPEILEAIVEAIPEWLGVLLVPTTYIGSVFVIVPLIILAYWWAPDRFGVWIPAFFAYYGLMASIKSLNSATRPDIDPAVGPELFPAIFSTWYGHATAISSTSFPSGNAMVPAVIIGLMIVDLRISTLARRALVGGFAIAFVGFTRLGLGVHYPIDVVGGIALGLAVLGVVLLCRRHFEDGVTAVFALAIALAFASVWLRSGGTGVPTWEGIQGSNRVLALGGAVGGLLAWQWGERSTWQFTTPRLGTVASFAGVLAVVGVTYAIHLSITHPLVSMLWAGVVFAGVIVIPHVVPTRDDVLVPLGVTSA, from the coding sequence ATGTTCAGTGGGCAACAACATCCGGTGCTCGATCCCGAGATACTCGAGGCGATCGTCGAGGCGATACCGGAGTGGCTCGGCGTCTTGCTCGTCCCGACGACGTACATCGGGAGCGTCTTCGTCATCGTACCGCTGATAATTCTTGCATACTGGTGGGCGCCGGATCGATTCGGCGTCTGGATTCCCGCGTTCTTCGCGTACTACGGGCTAATGGCGAGTATCAAGTCACTCAACTCGGCGACCCGACCGGACATCGACCCGGCCGTCGGGCCAGAACTGTTTCCGGCCATCTTCTCGACTTGGTACGGCCACGCGACGGCGATCTCCTCGACGAGTTTTCCGAGTGGCAACGCGATGGTTCCGGCGGTGATCATCGGGTTGATGATCGTCGACCTTCGCATCAGCACGCTCGCGCGTCGGGCACTCGTCGGCGGCTTCGCGATCGCGTTCGTCGGCTTCACCCGCCTCGGACTCGGCGTTCACTACCCGATCGACGTGGTCGGCGGCATCGCGCTGGGACTCGCCGTGCTCGGCGTCGTCCTGCTCTGTCGTCGCCACTTCGAGGACGGCGTGACGGCGGTGTTCGCGCTCGCGATCGCCCTCGCGTTTGCGAGCGTCTGGCTCCGAAGCGGCGGGACGGGCGTCCCGACGTGGGAGGGCATTCAGGGATCGAACCGCGTGCTCGCCCTCGGCGGGGCGGTCGGTGGGCTCCTCGCCTGGCAGTGGGGAGAGCGTTCGACGTGGCAGTTTACGACACCCCGACTCGGCACCGTCGCCTCGTTCGCGGGCGTGTTGGCCGTCGTTGGCGTGACGTACGCGATTCACCTGTCGATCACGCATCCCCTCGTCTCGATGCTGTGGGCCGGCGTGGTCTTCGCCGGCGTCATCGTCATCCCACACGTCGTGCCGACTCGAGACGACGTGTTGGTGCCACTCGGCGTGACGAGCGCGTAG
- a CDS encoding DUF4870 domain-containing protein encodes MTATSTTTPTRHTTSSTTLTRSIAATTHLIALVTWIVGPLVVMWLSRSEYVSEHAKDALNWQLTVGIVGYLAAALVALTVVTGDSTPVLWSSVLAVVVLGGNLLFCVVAAITAIRGDHWEYPVAIRVVESPTVSRTF; translated from the coding sequence ATGACAGCGACATCCACGACGACACCGACACGGCATACGACCTCGAGTACGACGCTAACGCGTTCGATCGCGGCGACGACGCACCTGATCGCGCTCGTGACGTGGATCGTCGGGCCGCTGGTCGTCATGTGGCTCTCTCGAAGCGAGTACGTCAGCGAACACGCAAAAGACGCTCTCAACTGGCAACTCACCGTCGGCATCGTCGGCTATCTCGCGGCGGCGCTCGTCGCTCTCACGGTCGTCACCGGCGACTCGACTCCCGTGCTTTGGAGTTCGGTCCTCGCGGTGGTCGTCCTCGGTGGCAACCTCCTGTTCTGTGTCGTCGCAGCGATCACGGCGATCCGTGGCGACCACTGGGAGTACCCGGTCGCGATTCGCGTCGTCGAGTCACCGACGGTTTCGCGAACGTTTTGA
- a CDS encoding TIGR04024 family LLM class F420-dependent oxidoreductase, whose amino-acid sequence MTDRDVHLPVAAQPTVDSIVEYTQRAEDGGYDCAWLPETWGRDAVTVLTAMAERTETIDIGPSILNTYSRTPALLGQTAATLQEASDGRFRLGLGPSGPVVIENWHGVEYGNPLRRTRETVDIVREVLSGERVDYDGDEFQLSGFRLRCEAPEPAPPIEVTGMGPKAVELAGRFADGWHGIMLTPEGTEERIEDIERGAKLGDRDPDDVHVTAGVTCCALDDAEQARELTRQHVAFYVGGMGTFYRDALERQGYEEAVDIHDAWQAGERERALELLGDDLLDDLCAAGSPETVREQIERYEAVDGIDAVAVSFPRGADEDQITQTMDAVAPNAS is encoded by the coding sequence ATGACTGACAGAGATGTCCACTTGCCCGTGGCCGCTCAGCCGACGGTCGACTCGATTGTCGAATACACTCAACGTGCGGAAGACGGCGGATACGACTGTGCGTGGCTTCCCGAAACGTGGGGCCGAGACGCCGTTACCGTCCTGACCGCGATGGCAGAGCGAACCGAGACGATCGATATCGGTCCGAGCATCCTCAACACCTATTCGCGCACGCCGGCGCTGTTGGGTCAGACTGCGGCGACCTTACAGGAGGCTTCAGACGGGAGATTCCGGCTCGGACTCGGCCCGAGCGGCCCCGTCGTCATCGAAAACTGGCACGGCGTCGAGTACGGCAATCCGCTTCGCCGAACCCGCGAAACCGTCGATATCGTCCGAGAGGTGCTCTCCGGCGAACGGGTTGACTACGACGGCGACGAGTTCCAACTGTCGGGCTTTCGCCTGCGCTGTGAGGCACCGGAGCCCGCCCCGCCGATCGAGGTCACCGGAATGGGCCCCAAAGCCGTCGAACTCGCCGGCCGGTTCGCCGACGGCTGGCACGGCATCATGCTCACGCCCGAGGGGACCGAAGAACGAATCGAGGACATCGAACGGGGCGCGAAACTGGGCGACCGCGATCCCGACGACGTGCACGTTACCGCCGGCGTCACCTGTTGTGCTCTCGACGACGCCGAACAGGCGCGCGAACTCACCCGCCAGCACGTCGCCTTCTACGTCGGCGGAATGGGAACGTTCTACCGGGACGCCCTCGAGCGCCAGGGCTACGAGGAGGCCGTCGACATCCACGACGCTTGGCAGGCCGGCGAGCGCGAACGCGCCCTCGAGTTACTCGGCGACGACCTGCTCGACGACCTCTGTGCAGCCGGGAGTCCGGAAACCGTGCGCGAGCAGATCGAGCGTTACGAGGCCGTCGACGGCATCGACGCCGTCGCCGTGAGCTTCCCGCGCGGTGCAGACGAAGACCAGATCACGCAGACGATGGACGCCGTCGCGCCGAACGCGTCCTAA
- a CDS encoding SDR family NAD(P)-dependent oxidoreductase: MSTAQFSVDGDVAIITGSSSGIGKGIAERFAADGVDVVVCSREQENVDPVAEEINESERPGTALALECDVTEREAVDALVETTVEEFGGIDILVNNAGASFMADFDDISENGWKTIVDINLNGTYNCTHAAAEHLKDDGGSVINFASVAGQRGSPLMSPYGASKAGVVNMTTTLSYEWADDDVRVNCIAPGFVATPGVESQMGVSADNIDREEVARRIGTVEEVADVTQFLASPASSYVVGETITVQGVPQISEERDV, translated from the coding sequence GTGAGTACCGCACAGTTCAGCGTCGACGGCGACGTCGCCATTATCACCGGTTCCTCGAGCGGAATCGGGAAGGGGATCGCCGAACGCTTCGCCGCCGACGGCGTCGACGTCGTTGTCTGCTCGCGCGAACAGGAGAACGTCGACCCCGTGGCCGAGGAGATCAACGAGAGCGAGCGACCCGGAACGGCGCTGGCGCTCGAGTGTGACGTGACCGAGCGCGAGGCCGTCGACGCCCTCGTCGAGACGACCGTCGAGGAGTTCGGCGGAATCGACATTCTGGTCAACAACGCCGGCGCGTCGTTCATGGCCGACTTCGACGACATCTCCGAGAACGGCTGGAAGACCATCGTCGACATCAACCTCAACGGAACGTACAACTGCACGCACGCGGCGGCGGAGCACCTCAAGGACGACGGCGGCTCGGTCATCAACTTCGCGAGCGTCGCCGGTCAGCGCGGTTCGCCCCTGATGAGTCCCTACGGCGCGTCGAAGGCGGGGGTCGTCAACATGACGACGACGCTGTCCTACGAGTGGGCCGACGACGACGTCCGTGTCAACTGTATCGCCCCCGGCTTCGTCGCGACGCCCGGCGTCGAGAGCCAGATGGGCGTCTCCGCCGACAACATCGACCGGGAGGAGGTCGCCCGCCGAATCGGCACCGTTGAGGAAGTCGCGGACGTTACGCAGTTCCTCGCGAGTCCCGCCTCGTCGTACGTCGTCGGCGAGACGATCACCGTCCAGGGCGTCCCACAGATCAGCGAAGAGCGCGACGTCTGA
- a CDS encoding lactate 2-monooxygenase: MTDDNPSETPQYGPKRQQDVYRKGMLEARTPEFPVAYEDLVERAREELSDEAFAYVAGGAGSESTVRANDRAFDEWQIVPRMMRDVSSRDLSVELFGREYPAPVMLAPIGVQGILHDEAELAVARAASEFEIPMILSSVSSYTFEEVADELGDSPGWFQLYWSSDRSVAASFLERAEAAGYEAVVATLDTPKMGWRERDIELGYLPFLQGLGLKNYFEDPAFRDRLEGDDPWADPEASIESWHECFGDASLTWDDLEWLDDRTDLPVLVKGILHPEDAREAVERGVDGLIVSNHGGRQVDGAIPALDALPDVVDAVEDATDDGEDVPVLFDSGIRRGSDVFRALALGADAVLLGRPYALGLGVGGEDGVRAVLENLLADVDLTVGLSGCASVDEVDRLKIRRAER, translated from the coding sequence ATGACAGACGACAATCCATCAGAGACCCCACAGTACGGACCGAAGCGCCAACAGGACGTGTATCGGAAGGGAATGCTCGAGGCTCGGACCCCCGAGTTCCCGGTCGCCTACGAAGACCTGGTCGAGCGCGCCCGCGAGGAACTGAGCGACGAGGCGTTCGCCTACGTCGCCGGCGGCGCGGGCTCGGAGTCGACGGTGCGGGCCAACGACCGGGCGTTCGACGAGTGGCAGATCGTTCCCCGGATGATGCGCGACGTCTCGAGTCGCGACCTCTCGGTCGAACTCTTCGGGCGCGAGTATCCCGCTCCGGTCATGCTCGCGCCCATCGGCGTCCAGGGAATCCTCCACGACGAGGCCGAACTCGCCGTCGCCCGCGCGGCCAGCGAGTTCGAGATCCCGATGATCCTGAGCTCCGTCTCCTCCTACACCTTCGAGGAGGTGGCGGACGAACTCGGCGACAGCCCGGGTTGGTTCCAGCTCTACTGGAGTTCCGACCGGTCGGTTGCGGCCAGTTTCCTCGAGCGAGCCGAAGCGGCGGGTTACGAGGCCGTCGTCGCCACGCTCGACACGCCGAAGATGGGGTGGCGCGAGCGCGACATCGAACTCGGCTACCTCCCCTTCCTGCAGGGCCTGGGGCTGAAGAACTACTTCGAAGATCCCGCCTTCCGCGACCGACTCGAGGGTGACGATCCGTGGGCCGACCCGGAGGCGTCCATCGAGTCCTGGCACGAGTGTTTCGGCGACGCCTCGCTCACCTGGGACGACCTCGAGTGGCTGGACGACCGGACGGACCTCCCGGTCCTCGTCAAAGGCATCCTCCATCCCGAGGACGCCCGCGAGGCCGTCGAGCGCGGCGTCGACGGTCTGATCGTCTCGAACCACGGCGGCCGGCAGGTCGACGGAGCGATTCCCGCGCTCGATGCGCTTCCGGACGTGGTCGACGCCGTCGAGGACGCGACCGACGACGGCGAGGACGTCCCCGTCCTGTTCGACAGCGGCATTCGGCGGGGGAGTGACGTCTTCCGAGCCCTCGCACTCGGTGCCGACGCGGTGTTGCTCGGTCGGCCCTACGCGCTGGGGCTCGGTGTCGGCGGCGAGGACGGCGTTCGGGCGGTCCTCGAGAACCTGCTGGCTGACGTCGACCTGACAGTGGGCCTCTCGGGTTGTGCAAGCGTCGACGAGGTCGATCGCTTGAAGATACGGAGGGCAGAGCGGTGA
- a CDS encoding HAD family hydrolase, with protein sequence MSGDGFADGDSSGASSTDATDTTAWDAVFWDIGGVILDLESVQGAHAAFVAELVDEHDLEMAVEDAVDAWRTAVGNQFREREGTEFQSAREAYATGVEALVDEDLPRERWEPVFERHVESSIEPVPGAVETIHELARRDVHVGVLSDVDDDAGKQMLERFGVRESFDSITTSEEVGRTKPDPAMFETALEKAGAVPKRSLMIGDRYDHDVKGADEVGINGVAFGAEDGPAVSYRIDDLTAVLEIVEDTEPGV encoded by the coding sequence GTGAGTGGCGACGGATTCGCCGACGGCGACAGCAGCGGCGCATCTAGCACTGACGCCACCGACACCACAGCGTGGGACGCCGTCTTCTGGGACATCGGCGGCGTCATCCTCGACCTCGAGTCCGTTCAGGGCGCACACGCCGCGTTCGTCGCGGAACTCGTCGACGAACACGACCTCGAGATGGCGGTCGAGGATGCCGTCGACGCGTGGCGGACGGCCGTCGGAAATCAGTTCCGCGAGCGCGAGGGGACCGAGTTTCAGTCGGCCCGCGAGGCCTACGCGACGGGCGTCGAGGCCCTCGTCGACGAGGATCTCCCGCGAGAGCGGTGGGAACCCGTCTTCGAGCGACACGTCGAGTCGTCGATCGAACCGGTTCCGGGCGCCGTCGAGACGATTCACGAACTCGCTCGACGCGACGTCCACGTCGGGGTTCTGAGCGACGTCGACGACGACGCCGGTAAGCAGATGCTCGAGCGCTTCGGCGTTCGCGAGTCGTTCGACTCGATCACGACCTCCGAGGAAGTCGGCCGGACGAAACCCGATCCCGCGATGTTCGAGACGGCACTCGAGAAGGCCGGAGCGGTTCCGAAACGGTCGCTCATGATCGGCGATCGCTACGATCACGACGTGAAGGGAGCCGACGAAGTCGGCATCAACGGGGTCGCGTTCGGTGCCGAGGACGGGCCGGCCGTTTCCTATCGGATCGACGACCTCACTGCAGTCCTCGAGATCGTCGAGGATACTGAGCCGGGCGTCTAA
- a CDS encoding TetR/AcrR family transcriptional regulator yields the protein MGVNSDDPPVDTEEAIMRATYRALCNHGYANLTMQAIADEFDKTKGVLHYHYDTKQDLLVSFLEYLLSAFQENIAVDGADPAERLEALIETLLFGPPERGRFDHWELTTAMLEIRSEAPHNNEFRRQLSRNYETVEATVVAIVEAGIEQGIFRDVDPEQVATLLLASINGARIYQVTLERDDVAEVTRSSLDAILEHWLYCPDELDSGANADGTVGED from the coding sequence ATGGGGGTAAACAGCGACGACCCGCCCGTCGACACCGAGGAGGCGATCATGCGGGCGACCTATCGAGCGCTGTGCAATCACGGCTACGCCAACCTGACGATGCAGGCCATTGCCGACGAGTTCGACAAAACGAAGGGGGTCTTACACTACCACTACGACACCAAACAGGATCTGCTCGTCTCGTTTCTCGAGTACCTGCTCTCGGCGTTTCAAGAGAACATCGCCGTCGACGGCGCGGATCCGGCGGAACGACTCGAGGCGCTGATCGAGACGCTGCTGTTCGGGCCGCCAGAACGCGGCAGATTCGACCACTGGGAACTCACAACGGCGATGCTCGAGATTCGCTCGGAAGCGCCACACAACAATGAGTTTCGCCGGCAGTTGAGCCGGAACTACGAAACCGTCGAAGCGACCGTCGTCGCCATCGTCGAAGCGGGCATCGAACAGGGCATTTTTCGGGACGTCGATCCGGAGCAGGTCGCGACGCTGTTGCTCGCGAGCATCAACGGCGCGCGGATTTACCAGGTTACCCTCGAGCGAGACGACGTCGCGGAAGTGACGCGCTCGAGTCTCGACGCGATTCTCGAACACTGGCTCTACTGTCCGGACGAACTCGATTCCGGGGCCAACGCAGACGGAACCGTCGGCGAGGACTGA
- a CDS encoding MFS transporter — protein MSDENPSQYVVVGAVILSTFFVGFGGGVIFPILPNLGQVLGISPLLVGIILSANRFSRLFANAPAGVLVDRIGTRTPFVVGMIIQAGATFGYVVAMIAAHPSMWFVPDVPEGWFLGSRIIWGVGSAAVFATAYTIAADVSEDDSRGASMGLIRGGVLFGFPSGVVIGGVISEVSTTVTAFAVATLFAVVASVIAYVTIPETHVSGDGHRSVSLTDIDTTLPSLTVGFVNFAVLFAYIGALFATLVLFLDHNNLGVFGFDAQGSSGIFMAITVVAAGLFMFIGGHVSDRTESRVPTLLFFLGTTFVGFLMLALADSIATLTVACLLIGAGQGGTSGPLMALLADLTPDERMGRAVGTNNVLGDIGGGLGPIVSLPLVETFGFLPIYVVCAVLPLIAGVILLAGVHRETGQFMPRVDLRDDPCAPGSASDHAD, from the coding sequence ATGAGCGACGAGAATCCCAGCCAATACGTGGTTGTCGGCGCGGTCATTTTGAGTACGTTCTTCGTCGGTTTCGGCGGCGGCGTGATCTTTCCCATCCTCCCGAACTTGGGCCAGGTTCTGGGAATCTCACCGCTGCTCGTCGGGATCATCCTGAGTGCGAATCGGTTCTCGAGACTGTTCGCGAACGCCCCAGCAGGCGTGCTGGTCGACCGAATCGGCACCCGAACGCCGTTCGTCGTCGGGATGATCATTCAGGCCGGTGCGACGTTCGGGTACGTCGTCGCGATGATCGCGGCCCACCCCTCGATGTGGTTCGTTCCGGACGTTCCCGAAGGCTGGTTCCTCGGGTCTCGGATCATCTGGGGCGTCGGGAGCGCGGCCGTCTTCGCGACGGCGTACACGATCGCCGCGGACGTCAGTGAGGACGACTCTCGAGGCGCGAGCATGGGTCTCATTCGCGGCGGCGTACTCTTTGGATTCCCGAGTGGCGTCGTCATCGGCGGCGTCATCAGCGAAGTGTCGACGACGGTCACGGCGTTCGCCGTCGCGACGCTCTTCGCGGTGGTGGCGAGCGTGATCGCATACGTCACGATTCCGGAGACCCACGTCAGCGGGGACGGTCATCGATCGGTTTCGCTGACGGATATCGACACCACCCTCCCGTCGCTGACGGTCGGCTTCGTGAACTTCGCCGTCTTGTTCGCCTACATCGGCGCGTTGTTCGCGACGCTCGTGCTCTTCTTGGATCACAACAACCTCGGCGTGTTCGGGTTCGACGCGCAGGGCTCGTCGGGGATCTTCATGGCGATCACGGTCGTCGCTGCGGGCCTGTTCATGTTCATCGGCGGGCACGTCAGCGACCGAACCGAGTCGCGAGTTCCGACGCTCTTGTTTTTCCTCGGGACGACGTTCGTTGGCTTTCTCATGCTCGCGCTGGCCGACTCGATCGCGACGTTGACGGTCGCCTGTCTCCTCATCGGTGCCGGACAGGGCGGAACGAGTGGCCCGCTCATGGCGCTCCTCGCCGACCTCACGCCCGACGAGCGAATGGGACGGGCCGTCGGAACGAACAACGTTCTCGGCGACATCGGCGGCGGACTCGGACCGATCGTCTCGCTTCCGCTCGTCGAAACGTTCGGCTTCCTGCCGATCTACGTCGTCTGCGCCGTCCTCCCACTCATCGCGGGTGTGATCCTCCTCGCGGGCGTCCATCGAGAGACTGGGCAGTTCATGCCACGAGTCGACCTCCGCGATGACCCGTGCGCGCCGGGATCAGCGTCAGATCACGCGGACTGA